A part of Paroedura picta isolate Pp20150507F chromosome 7, Ppicta_v3.0, whole genome shotgun sequence genomic DNA contains:
- the HDHD2 gene encoding haloacid dehalogenase-like hydrolase domain-containing protein 2 has product MATRRALRAVLVDLSGTLHVEDSAVLGAQEALKRLRSAPVAVRFVTNTTKECKQDLLERLKKLDFDIREDEIFTSLTAARNLLEEKRVRPLLLVEDSALRDFSGLDTHDPNAVVIGLAPDQFNYEMMNQAFRLILDGAPLIAVHKARYYKRKDGLALGPGPFVTGLEYATDTRANVVGKPERTFFLEALRGTDCAPEEAVMIGDDCRDDVGGAQNAGMLGILVKTGKYRKGDEGKINPSPYLVCESFPHAVDHILRHLL; this is encoded by the exons ATGGCCACCCGGCGTGCGCTCAGAGCTGTTCTGGTGGATCTCAGCGGGACGCTTCACGTCGAGGACTCAGCTGTGCTCGGAGCCCAAGAAGCTCTGAAAAG GCTGCGCAGCGCTCCGGTCGCCGTCAGGTTTGTGACCAACACGACCAAGGAGTGCAAGCAGGACTTGCTGGAGAGGCTGAAGAAACTTGACTTCGACATTCGAGAAGACGAGATCTTCACGTCTCTGACGGCGGCCAGGAACCTCCTGGAAGAGAAGCGGGTCAGGCCCTTGCTGCTTGTGGAGGACAGCGCACTGCGGGATTTCAGTG GGCTAGACACTCACGATCCCAATGCTGTCGTGATAGGCTTGGCTCCGGATCAGTTCAATTATGAAATGATGAATCAAGCTTTCCG GCTGATCCTCGACGGGGCTCCCCTCATTGCTGTGCACAAAGCCCGATATTATAAGAGGAAAGATGGTCTTGCCCTCGGCCCCGGGCCGTTCGTCACCGGACTGGAATACGCCACCGACACCCGGGCCAACGTGGTGGGGAAACCGGAGAGAACCTTCTTCCTGGAAGCCTTGCGCGGCACCGACTGTGCGCCGGAGGAAGCCGTCATGATTGGCGAT GACTGCAGGGATGATGTTGGCGGCGCGCAGAATGCTGGCATGCTGGGCATACTGGTCAAGACGG GCAAATACCGCAAAGGGGACGAAGGCAAAATCAACCCGTCCCCGTACTTGGTTTGTGAGAGCTTCCCCCATGCCGTGGACCACATCCTCCGCCACCTCCTGTGA
- the IER3IP1 gene encoding immediate early response 3-interacting protein 1, translated as MAFTLYSLLQAALLFVNAIAVLHEERFLRRIGWGTDQGIGGFGEEPGIKAQLMNLIRSVRTVMRVPLIGVNSVTIVLLLLFG; from the exons ATGGCCTTCACGCTCTACTCGCTGCTGCAGGCCGCGCTGCTCTTCGTCAACGCCATCGCGGTGCTGCACGAGGAGCGCTTCCTCCGCAGGA TTGGCTGGGGAACGGACCAAGGCATCGGAGGGTTTGGCGAAGAACCGGGAATTAAAGCACAACTAATGAACCTTATCCGATCTGTACGGACAGTAATGAGAG TGCCGTTAATTGGAGTGAACAGTGTGACCATTGTGTTACTTCTGTTGTTTGGTTGA